A single region of the Mugil cephalus isolate CIBA_MC_2020 chromosome 4, CIBA_Mcephalus_1.1, whole genome shotgun sequence genome encodes:
- the capzb gene encoding F-actin-capping protein subunit beta isoform X2, whose translation MTEQQLDCALDLMRRLPPQQIEKNLSDLIDLVPSLCEDLLSSVDQPLKIARDKVVGKDYLLCDYNRDGDSYRSPWSNKYEPPIEDGAMPSARLRKLEVEANNAFDQYRDLYFEGGVSSVYLWDLDHGFAGVILIKKAGDGSKKIKGCWDSIHVVEVQEKSSGRTAHYKLTSTVMLWLQTTKTGSGTMNLGGSLTRQMEKDETVGESSPHIANIGRLVEDMENKIRSTLNEIYFGKTKDIVNGLRSVQTLADKSKQEALKVDLMEALKRKQNS comes from the exons actGAACAGCAGCTGGACTGTGCTCTGGACCTGATGAGGCGTCTGCCTCCTCAGCAGATCGAAAAGAACCTCAGTGACCTCATTGACCTG GTGCCCAGTCTGTGTGAggacctcctctcctctgtggaCCAGCCCCTGAAGATCGCCCGGGACAAGGTGGTGGGGAAAGACTATCTGCTCTGTGATTACAACCGAGATGGCGACTCCTACAG ATCCCCGTGGAGTAATAAGTATGAACCTCCCATTGAAGACGGTGCAATGCCTTCAGCTCGCCTGAGGAAACTCGAGGTTGAAGCCAATAACGCTTTCGACCAGTACAGAGACCT GTACTTTGAGGGTGGTGTGTCTTCCGTGTACCTCTGGGACTTGGATCACGGCTTCGCTGGAGTTATTCTCATTAAGAAGGCCGGGGATGGATCCAAGAAGATCAAGGGTTGCTGGGACTCCATCCACGTGGTGGAGGTGCAG GAGAAGTCCAGTGGTCGTACTGCTCACTATAAACTCACCTCCACCGTCATGCTGTGGCTCCAGACAACCAAGACCGGCTCTGGTACCATGAACCTGGGCGGCAGCCTTACAAGACAG ATGGAAAAAGACGAGACAGTTGGAGAGTCCTCACCCCACATCGCCAACATCGGCCGCCTTGTTGAA GATATGGAGAACAAGATTCGCTCCACGCTGAATGAAATCTACTTCGGGAAGACCAAGGACATCGTCAATGGCCTAAG GAGTGTTCAGACTCTGGCTGACAAGTCGAAGCAGGAGGCTCTGAAGGTCGACCTGATGGAGGCACTCAAACGCAAACAGAACAGCTAG
- the capzb gene encoding F-actin-capping protein subunit beta isoform X1, protein MTEQQLDCALDLMRRLPPQQIEKNLSDLIDLVPSLCEDLLSSVDQPLKIARDKVVGKDYLLCDYNRDGDSYRSPWSNKYEPPIEDGAMPSARLRKLEVEANNAFDQYRDLYFEGGVSSVYLWDLDHGFAGVILIKKAGDGSKKIKGCWDSIHVVEVQEKSSGRTAHYKLTSTVMLWLQTTKTGSGTMNLGGSLTRQMEKDETVGESSPHIANIGRLVEDMENKIRSTLNEIYFGKTKDIVNGLRSIESLPDNQKYRQLQKELSQVLTQRQIFID, encoded by the exons actGAACAGCAGCTGGACTGTGCTCTGGACCTGATGAGGCGTCTGCCTCCTCAGCAGATCGAAAAGAACCTCAGTGACCTCATTGACCTG GTGCCCAGTCTGTGTGAggacctcctctcctctgtggaCCAGCCCCTGAAGATCGCCCGGGACAAGGTGGTGGGGAAAGACTATCTGCTCTGTGATTACAACCGAGATGGCGACTCCTACAG ATCCCCGTGGAGTAATAAGTATGAACCTCCCATTGAAGACGGTGCAATGCCTTCAGCTCGCCTGAGGAAACTCGAGGTTGAAGCCAATAACGCTTTCGACCAGTACAGAGACCT GTACTTTGAGGGTGGTGTGTCTTCCGTGTACCTCTGGGACTTGGATCACGGCTTCGCTGGAGTTATTCTCATTAAGAAGGCCGGGGATGGATCCAAGAAGATCAAGGGTTGCTGGGACTCCATCCACGTGGTGGAGGTGCAG GAGAAGTCCAGTGGTCGTACTGCTCACTATAAACTCACCTCCACCGTCATGCTGTGGCTCCAGACAACCAAGACCGGCTCTGGTACCATGAACCTGGGCGGCAGCCTTACAAGACAG ATGGAAAAAGACGAGACAGTTGGAGAGTCCTCACCCCACATCGCCAACATCGGCCGCCTTGTTGAA GATATGGAGAACAAGATTCGCTCCACGCTGAATGAAATCTACTTCGGGAAGACCAAGGACATCGTCAATGGCCTAAG ATCAATTGAGTCTTTGCCCGATAACCAAAAGTACCGGCAGCTCCAGAAGGAGCTGTCGCAGGTCCTCACCCAGCGTCAGATCTTCATTGACTAG